Proteins encoded in a region of the Salminus brasiliensis chromosome 2, fSalBra1.hap2, whole genome shotgun sequence genome:
- the pcdhb gene encoding protocadherin alpha-C2 codes for MDRESLCHGKTSCFVKLDVIIKSPLRIFNIELEITDINDNAPHFRMDRVELDVSESAPPGERFSLPNALDPDVGANTVNTYKLSNNDHFTIDIHSGSDGTKYVDLVLTNALDREQRAVHNLILTAVDGGVPARSGTASIIVRVLDTNDNAPQFDRAVYSLNMSENSPIGTLATKLNATDADEGSNADITYSFTLYTSEKTQDMFKLNSKTGEITVKGTIDFEDMKIFEMHIEAKDNGPVPLSNQCRVTLHITDMNDNYPEITIKSLKNTVKEDIPVGTVIAVVGVSDRDTGNNGKVNLSISNNLPFMLNKSSDYHYELLVSDPLDRESIPEYEITLVVTDGGTPPLSDNETVTVHLLDVNDNAPKFPQTFYSISVTENNSPGASLSSITAVDPDLHENQYLVYFIIEREIVNTSMSMLFSINPENGNLYALKTFDYEMEREFLFHIEARDSGIPPLSSNVTVHIIIMDQNDNTPLIVSPWRAHGSVVEEKIPRSTDKGTLIAKVIAVDTDSVHNSRITYQFLQNTDATLFSLDQYNGEIRTMRIFSYRDSRHQRLVVIAKDNGEPSLSATVTIKLSTVETALKTYADMTEVPEYDIFSDLNLYLVIGLGSVSFLLLITILVTIVLKCQKPKPSKAAPPCRNSVISERNSTIADSTLVSNDAYWYSLFLAETRKGKLVVRQPVPKGARYIVSSIPRSTGLTETSDSAASTLQVGALKDTII; via the coding sequence ATGGACAGAGAGTCTCTTTGTCACGGTAAAACATCCTGCTTCGTGAAATTAGATGTCATCATCAAAAGCCCGTTGCGTATTTTTAACATTGAATTAGAAATCACAGATATCAATGATAATGCTCCACATTTTAGAATGGATAGGGTTGAACTGGATGTCTCTGAGTCTGCACCACCGGGTGAACGGTTCTCTTTGCCCAATGCACTAGACCCGGATGTAGGggcaaacacagtcaatacatACAAACTTAGCAATAATGATCATTTCACGATAGATATTCACTCTGGCAGTGATGGCACTAAATATGTTGATTTAGTTCTTACAAATGCGTTAGACCGAGAACAACGTGCTGTACATAATCTTATCCTTACTGCTGTGGATGGTGGAGTCCCTGCGCGTTCAGGCACCGCCAGCATTATTGTTCGTGTGCTGGATACGAATGACAACGCCCCTCAGTTTGACCGTGCAGTGTATTCCTTAAACATGAGCGAAAATTCTCCTATTGGAACTCTGGCCACCAAACTAAACGCCACCGATGCAGATGAAGGCTCAAACGCGGACATTACGTATTCATTTACACTTTATACCTCGGAGAAAACCCAAGACATGTTCAAATTAAATTCAAAAACTGGTGAGATCACTGTTAAAGGCACAATTGATTTTGAAGACATGAAAATATTTGAAATGCACATTGAGGCAAAAGACAATGGCCCTGTTCCGCTCTCCAATCAGTGCAGAGTAACACTGCATATCACCGACATGAACGATAACTATCCAGAAATCACCATTAAATCGCTGAAGAACACAGTGAAGGAAGACATACCTGTCGGCACAGTGATAGCCGTTGTTGGTGTGAGCGATCGGGACACTGGGAATAACGGTAAAGTTAACCTGAGTATAAGCAATAATTTACCATTTATGTTGAATAAGTCTTCAGATTATCACTATGAGCTGTTAGTCTCAGACCCGTTAGATCGTGAAAGTATTCCTGAATATGAGATCACTTTAGTAGTTACAGATGGAGGAACTCCTCCACTGTCTGATAATGAAACTGTTACTGTGCACCTATTGGATGTTAATGATAACGCACCCAAGTTCCCACAGACATTCTACAGCATATCTGTCACAGAGAATAACTCACCCGGTGCTTCGTTAAGCTCTATAACTGCTGTTGACCCAGACCTCCATGAAAACCAATATCTAGTCTATTTTATCATAGAAAGGGAAATAGTGAACACCTCCATGTCCATGCTGTtctccatcaatccagagaacggGAACCTTTATGCACTAAAGACATTTGATTATGAAATGGAGAGGGAATTCCTTTTCCACATTGAGGCCAGAGACTCTGGCATTCCTCCACTCAGCAGCAACGTAACCGTTCACATCATTATAATGGACCAGAATGACAACACCCCACTTATAGTGTCTCCATGGCGCGCGCACGGCTCAGTGGTGGAGGAGAAAATCCCGAGATCCACCGATAAAGGAACTCTGATAGCAAAAGTGATCGCTGTTGACACTGACTCAGTGCACAACTCTCGGATCACGTACCAGTTCCTCCAAAATACTGATGCTACTTTATTCAGTTTGGACCAGTACAACGGAGAGATCCGGACCATGAGAATTTTCAGCTACAGAGACTCGCGCCACCAGCGGTTGGTGGTGATCGCCAAGGACAACGGAGAGCCCTCGCTCTCTGCTACAGTAACCATCAAACTGTCCACAGTGGAGACCGCTCTCAAAACCTACGCAGACATGACTGAAGTGCCTGAATATGACATCTTTTCAGACTTGAACCTCTATCTGGTGATCGGACTGGGATCGGTGTCATTTCTCTTACTGATCACCATATTGGTGACCATCGTACTTAAGTGTCAGAAACCCAAGCCCAGCAAAGCAGCTCCTCCATGTAGGAACAGTGTGATCAGTGAGAGGAACTCAACCATCGCCGATTCCACCCTGGTCTCCAATGATGCCTACTGGTACAGTTTGTTTCTGGCAGAGACGAGGAAAGGAAAGCTGGTAGTTAGGCAGCCTGTGCCAAAGGGTGCGCGATACATTGTGTCCAGTATACCAAGGAGTACAGGGCTGACCGAGACCAGTGACTCAGCTGCATCTACTTTACAGGTAGGGGCGCTTAAAGAcactataatataa
- the LOC140545513 gene encoding protocadherin alpha-C2-like isoform X1: MDARRRCHMMKRYVVAVLFFSVLNEASAVTHYSIPEEMEEGSVVANLATDLGLDVKTLSKRKIRLDSLSNKKYLDINKETGELFITERIDREHVCNTKSATTCILKLDATIENPVRMFNIELEILDINDNAPHFRRDTMHLDISESTAAGERFSLNNAVDPDIGMNSIKTYYLSDSDHFSIEIQTGRDGSKFTDFILKKSLDREEQAVHNLILTAVDGGVPARSGTASIIVRVLDTNDNAPQFDKDSYTIYLTENSPMGSLVVKLNATDADEGSNSEIKYSYSLYTSEKTQDTFSLNADNGEIRVKQMVNYEDFRIYDMEIVATDKGANALLGKCKVRILITDMNDNHPEISIKSFTSPVKEDIAVGTVIAVVSVTDKDSGENGQIDVHISNKLPFTLRESSDNYYELLVSEPLDREKVPEYDITFTVTDRGTPPLSDNETMTLELLDVNDNVPQFPRSFYTIQVKENNAPGELLSSITAHDPDLHENQYLVYFIIEKEIVNTSMSMLFSINPENGNLYALKTFDYEMEKDFLFHIEARDSGIPPLSSNVTVHIIIMDQNDNTPLIVSPWRAHGSVVEEKIPRSTDKGTLIAKVIAVDTDSVHNSRITYQFLQNTDATLFSLDQYNGEIRTMRMFSYRDSRHQRLVVIAKDNGEPSLSATVTIKLSTVETALKTYADMTEVPEYDIFSDLNLYLVIGLGSVSFLLLITILVTIVLKCQNPKPSKAAPPCRNSVISERNSTIADSTLVSNDAYWYSLFLAETRKGKLVVRQPVPKGARYIVSSIPRSTGLTETSDSAASTLQASTTTSSSSS; this comes from the coding sequence atgGATGCTCGCAGAAGATGTCATATGATGAAAAGGTACGTTGTCGCTGTTCTGTTCTTCTCCGTCTTAAATGAAGCATCAGCTGTTACCCATTATTCTATTCCTGAGGAAATGGAGGAAGGCTCTGTGGTAGCCAATTTAGCAACCGATCTTGGACTGGATGTTAAGACACTGAGTAAACGGAAGATAAGGCTGGATTCATTGTCTAATAAGAAATACCTGGACATTAACAAAGAGACAGGCGAGCTTTTCATTACAGAGAGGATCGATAGAGAACATGTTTGCAACACTAAATCAGCAACGACGTGCattttgaagctggatgcaaccATTGAAAACCCCGTGCGAATGTTTAACATCGAGTTGGAAATACTTGACATTAACGACAACGCGCCCCATTTTAGAAGGGATACGATGCACTTAGACATTTCTGAATCAACCGCAGCTGGCGAACGGTTCTCACTAAACAATGCAGTCGACCCTGATATCGGTATGAATTCAATAAAAACCTACTATCTCAGCGATAGTGATCACTTTTCCATTGAAATCCAAACGGGTCGTGATGGGTCAAAATTCACTGATTTTATTCTAAAAAAGTCACTTGATAGAGAAGAACAGGCTGTTCATAATTTAATACTCACTGCTGTAGACGGAGGAGTCCCCGCGCGCTCTGGCACAGCTAGCATCATTGTGCGCGTGCTAGATACCAACGACAACGCCCCTCAGTTTGATAAAGACAGTTACACAATATATCTAACAGAGAACTCACCCATGGGAAGCCTTGTGGTTAAATTAAATgcaacagatgcagatgaagggTCAAATTCGGAAATCAAATATTCATATAGTTTGTATACGTCAGAGAAAACGCAGGACACTTTCAGCTTAAATGCAGATAACGGTGAAATCAGAGTTAAACAAATGGTTAATTATGAGGATTTTAGGATTTATGACATGGAAATTGTGGCAACAGATAAAGGAGCGAATGCCTTGTTAGGAAaatgcaaagtaagaattttaATCACAGATATGAATGACAATCATCCTGAAATTTCTATTAAGTCTTTTACGAGTCCAGTTAAAGAGGACATAGCTGTAGGTACAGTCattgcagtggtcagtgtaaCTGATAAAGATTCTGGAGAAAATGGTCAAATAGATGTTCATATATCTAATAAACTGCCCTTTACGCTCAGAGAGTCATCTGATAATTATTATGAGCTCCTGGTGTCAGAACCGTTAGACCGTGAAAAGGTTCCAGAATATGACATCACGTTCACCGTCACAGACAGAGGAACCCCTCCGTTATCTGATAATGAAACGATGACTCTAGAACTGCTGGATGTGAACGACAACGTTCCTCAGTTTCCACGGTCATTCTACACCATTCAGGTGAAGGAAAATAACGCACCAGGAGAATTACTGAGCTCCATCACCGCACACGACCCAGACCTCCATGAAAACCAATATCTAGTCTATTTCATCATAGAAAAGGAAATAGTGAACACCTCCATGTCCATGCTGTTCTCCATCAACCCAGAGAACGGAAACCTTTACGCACTAAAGACGTTTGATTATGAAATGGAGAAGGATTTCCTTTTCCACATCGAGGCCAGAGACTCTGGCATTCCTCCGCTCAGCAGCAACGTAACCGTTCATATCATTATAATGGACCAGAACGACAACACCCCGCTTATAGTGTCTCCATGGCGCGCGCACGGCTCAGTGGTGGAGGAGAAAATCCCGAGATCCACCGATAAAGGAACTCTGATAGCAAAAGTGATCGCTGTTGACACTGACTCAGTGCACAACTCTCGGATCACGTACCAGTTCCTCCAAAATACTGATGCTACTTTATTCAGTTTGGACCAGTACAACGGAGAGATCCGGACCATGAGGATGTTCAGCTACAGAGACTCGCGCCACCAGCGGCTGGTGGTGATCGCCAAGGACAACGGAGAGCCCTCGCTCTCTGCTACAGTAACCATCAAACTGTCCACAGTGGAGACCGCTCTCAAAACCTACGCAGACATGACTGAAGTGCCTGAATATGACATCTTTTCAGACTTGAACCTCTATCTGGTGATCGGACTGGGATCGGTGTCATTTCTCTTACTGATCACCATACTGGTGACCATCGTACTTAAGTGTCAGAACCCTAAGCCCAGCAAAGCAGCTCCTCCATGTAGGAACAGTGTGATCAGTGAGAGGAACTCAACCATCGCCGATTCCACCCTGGTGTCCAATGATGCCTACTGGTACAGTTTGTTTCTGGCAGAGACGAGGAAAGGAAAGCTGGTAGTTAGGCAGCCTGTGCCAAAGGGTGCGCGATACATTGTGTCCAGTATACCAAGGAGTACAGGGCTGACCGAGACCAGTGACTCAGCTGCGTCCACTCTGCAA
- the LOC140545513 gene encoding protocadherin alpha-C2-like isoform X5 — protein sequence MDARRRCHMMKRYVVAVLFFSVLNEASAVTHYSIPEEMEEGSVVANLATDLGLDVKTLSKRKIRLDSLSNKKYLDINKETGELFITERIDREHVCNTKSATTCILKLDATIENPVRMFNIELEILDINDNAPHFRRDTMHLDISESTAAGERFSLNNAVDPDIGMNSIKTYYLSDSDHFSIEIQTGRDGSKFTDFILKKSLDREEQAVHNLILTAVDGGVPARSGTASIIVRVLDTNDNAPQFDKDSYTIYLTENSPMGSLVVKLNATDADEGSNSEIKYSYSLYTSEKTQDTFSLNADNGEIRVKQMVNYEDFRIYDMEIVATDKGANALLGKCKVRILITDMNDNHPEISIKSFTSPVKEDIAVGTVIAVVSVTDKDSGENGQIDVHISNKLPFTLRESSDNYYELLVSEPLDREKVPEYDITFTVTDRGTPPLSDNETMTLELLDVNDNVPQFPRSFYTIQVKENNAPGELLSSITAHDPDLHENQYLVYFIIEKEIVNTSMSMLFSINPENGNLYALKTFDYEMEKDFLFHIEARDSGIPPLSSNVTVHIIIMDQNDNTPLIVSPWRAHGSVVEEKIPRSTDKGTLIAKVIAVDTDSVHNSRITYQFLQNTDATLFSLDQYNGEIRTMRMFSYRDSRHQRLVVIAKDNGEPSLSATVTIKLSTVETALKTYADMTEVPEYDIFSDLNLYLVIGLGSVSFLLLITILVTIVLKCQNPKPSKAAPPCRNSVISERNSTIADSTLVSNDAYWYSLFLAETRKGKLVVRQPVPKGARYIVSSIPRSTGLTETSDSAASTLQYSK from the coding sequence atgGATGCTCGCAGAAGATGTCATATGATGAAAAGGTACGTTGTCGCTGTTCTGTTCTTCTCCGTCTTAAATGAAGCATCAGCTGTTACCCATTATTCTATTCCTGAGGAAATGGAGGAAGGCTCTGTGGTAGCCAATTTAGCAACCGATCTTGGACTGGATGTTAAGACACTGAGTAAACGGAAGATAAGGCTGGATTCATTGTCTAATAAGAAATACCTGGACATTAACAAAGAGACAGGCGAGCTTTTCATTACAGAGAGGATCGATAGAGAACATGTTTGCAACACTAAATCAGCAACGACGTGCattttgaagctggatgcaaccATTGAAAACCCCGTGCGAATGTTTAACATCGAGTTGGAAATACTTGACATTAACGACAACGCGCCCCATTTTAGAAGGGATACGATGCACTTAGACATTTCTGAATCAACCGCAGCTGGCGAACGGTTCTCACTAAACAATGCAGTCGACCCTGATATCGGTATGAATTCAATAAAAACCTACTATCTCAGCGATAGTGATCACTTTTCCATTGAAATCCAAACGGGTCGTGATGGGTCAAAATTCACTGATTTTATTCTAAAAAAGTCACTTGATAGAGAAGAACAGGCTGTTCATAATTTAATACTCACTGCTGTAGACGGAGGAGTCCCCGCGCGCTCTGGCACAGCTAGCATCATTGTGCGCGTGCTAGATACCAACGACAACGCCCCTCAGTTTGATAAAGACAGTTACACAATATATCTAACAGAGAACTCACCCATGGGAAGCCTTGTGGTTAAATTAAATgcaacagatgcagatgaagggTCAAATTCGGAAATCAAATATTCATATAGTTTGTATACGTCAGAGAAAACGCAGGACACTTTCAGCTTAAATGCAGATAACGGTGAAATCAGAGTTAAACAAATGGTTAATTATGAGGATTTTAGGATTTATGACATGGAAATTGTGGCAACAGATAAAGGAGCGAATGCCTTGTTAGGAAaatgcaaagtaagaattttaATCACAGATATGAATGACAATCATCCTGAAATTTCTATTAAGTCTTTTACGAGTCCAGTTAAAGAGGACATAGCTGTAGGTACAGTCattgcagtggtcagtgtaaCTGATAAAGATTCTGGAGAAAATGGTCAAATAGATGTTCATATATCTAATAAACTGCCCTTTACGCTCAGAGAGTCATCTGATAATTATTATGAGCTCCTGGTGTCAGAACCGTTAGACCGTGAAAAGGTTCCAGAATATGACATCACGTTCACCGTCACAGACAGAGGAACCCCTCCGTTATCTGATAATGAAACGATGACTCTAGAACTGCTGGATGTGAACGACAACGTTCCTCAGTTTCCACGGTCATTCTACACCATTCAGGTGAAGGAAAATAACGCACCAGGAGAATTACTGAGCTCCATCACCGCACACGACCCAGACCTCCATGAAAACCAATATCTAGTCTATTTCATCATAGAAAAGGAAATAGTGAACACCTCCATGTCCATGCTGTTCTCCATCAACCCAGAGAACGGAAACCTTTACGCACTAAAGACGTTTGATTATGAAATGGAGAAGGATTTCCTTTTCCACATCGAGGCCAGAGACTCTGGCATTCCTCCGCTCAGCAGCAACGTAACCGTTCATATCATTATAATGGACCAGAACGACAACACCCCGCTTATAGTGTCTCCATGGCGCGCGCACGGCTCAGTGGTGGAGGAGAAAATCCCGAGATCCACCGATAAAGGAACTCTGATAGCAAAAGTGATCGCTGTTGACACTGACTCAGTGCACAACTCTCGGATCACGTACCAGTTCCTCCAAAATACTGATGCTACTTTATTCAGTTTGGACCAGTACAACGGAGAGATCCGGACCATGAGGATGTTCAGCTACAGAGACTCGCGCCACCAGCGGCTGGTGGTGATCGCCAAGGACAACGGAGAGCCCTCGCTCTCTGCTACAGTAACCATCAAACTGTCCACAGTGGAGACCGCTCTCAAAACCTACGCAGACATGACTGAAGTGCCTGAATATGACATCTTTTCAGACTTGAACCTCTATCTGGTGATCGGACTGGGATCGGTGTCATTTCTCTTACTGATCACCATACTGGTGACCATCGTACTTAAGTGTCAGAACCCTAAGCCCAGCAAAGCAGCTCCTCCATGTAGGAACAGTGTGATCAGTGAGAGGAACTCAACCATCGCCGATTCCACCCTGGTGTCCAATGATGCCTACTGGTACAGTTTGTTTCTGGCAGAGACGAGGAAAGGAAAGCTGGTAGTTAGGCAGCCTGTGCCAAAGGGTGCGCGATACATTGTGTCCAGTATACCAAGGAGTACAGGGCTGACCGAGACCAGTGACTCAGCTGCGTCCACTCTGCAA